The DNA segment GAGCAGATCCGCGTCGCCATCGCCATCCCAGTCCACAACCTCAGGCACGGGCACGTAATCCTGCGTGTAGAACGTCATTTCCGGACAGGGCTGGGGGGGCGTGACGATTGGAGCGCCGCCGGCCATCACGGGCGTTGGCGGGTCCAGCGCGGGCTGGGCGGGACCGCCCGTGTTTTCAAACCAGAACACCTTTCCGCCATCCGCCCCGCACAGGACATCGAGGTCGCCGTCGCTGTCCCAATCAGCCGCGCATGGGGCCGCGTAAAAACCCACGTCAATGTTCTCGCCGGCCGCGCGCATCATCTCGCCGGTTCGGAACGCTGGCGCTTCGGTTGTTCCGATGTTCTCGTGAAATAAGATGTGCCCGAGGATATTGCCCACGAGGAGGTCCGGCTTGCCGTCGCCGTTCCAGTCGGCCGGTGCGGGCTGCGTGTGATAAAGGCTGGACAGGAATCCTTCACGCGCGTAGAGCGCATCGATGTCACCCAGAGTGGGGCGCGGCAAAGTGGGGGGCAGAGGAGTATCATGCGGCACAATATCGAAGTTCACCGCATACACGGATGCTTGCGCGCCCATTTGCCGGTGTACCCACACCAGGTCGCCTTGCTGGGCGCCGCTTATCAGGTTGTACATGTAGCTGTAGCCGCGCATGCCAGCGTTGTCAAAGCGGTGGGGCGCGCCGCCCCCCAGGTCTGGTTGGCCATTCTGGTACAAGAGGGGTTTCCCGCCCTGCGCGTCGTACTGCACAACCCGGATGGAATCGGGCGGCACTTGGCCGTCTTGGCCGGTGGCCGCTACGATTTCGGCAAAATCGATGGCAAGCCGGGCAGGCCGGAGGTCTTCCTTGCCGCTATCCTGCGGAGCAGCCGGTATCCGGACCCACACGCGCCAGGAAACGTCGCTATTCGAAGGGATTTCGCCCGCCTTGGACGCCATGGGCCAGATGAGTGTAACTATAAGCATAACAATAAGTTCCACGCAGAAACCGGAGCGCTTCATAATGCGTTTTGGCCCTTTCGGAGTTTGGGAACGGTGAATCAGCAATGCGAGGGATTTGACCGCTCGATGCCTCAATTGTGGACGCGTTTTCGTCGGTAATCAAGAGGCATTTTCAGCCTTTGCGGACCCCCAATTCCGGGAGTGGAGCACTCAATCTGGGGCCGGGTATTCCAGGGCGCCCGGTCAAAAAATCGAGCTACCCCCTTGACAGACTTCGCGGACTGTGTTCTCATGGGTAAATAAGAAGGGGCCTTGGGGTTGCATATGGAGTTACTGTTATGCCTACCGGTACTGTGAAGTGGTTCAATGAGCAAAAAGGGTATGGCTTCATCATCCCCGATGAAGGCGGCAAAGACATTTTTGTCCATCGATCGAACGTCGAGACGGTTAACCGCACCTTGAAAGAGAATGAGAAAGTTGTCTTCGAGGTGGGCGACGGGCGAAAAGGCCCGGAGGCCAAAGGGGTCCGTACTGCCTAAGCCTTTAACACCAAGGATATTTGTCCTGTCGTCTTGTCTGAGTCGATTGCGGTGAGGGAGAGGAGTTTGCGGCAATCCGGGGCGGCTCTTTCTTCCGTGCTTATGTGAGGCGTACCCAGTTCGCGGCGCGTGGAATTCATCTGGCACCGAAAGGGCGAACTGTGCCTCCAGGCCGACAGGTCCCCGCACCTCATCGCAAACAAACCAGCTCACACCTCGCAACACGCTTCCGCACGTTTTTCGAGCGGGCATGTCCGGCGCGCAGCAGTTGCGACCACGTTTGCCGAGGTGTTTGTTTTGCGCTTGCCGGTCTCGCCTGTACGTCCCTCCCGCAAACGAAAGCCTGGGTCGGCAGGCGCTCTCGAGGAAGATTGCTTTTCGCTTTTTCGTTGCCTTCGTTGGATTCAGCATCTGGGACCGGCGCTGTAATTATTTGCGAATCAATAACTTACGCATGATGGGCCGCAAAGGCCTTTTATTTCCGGGAGGTTTCCGCTATTGTATTGTGTGGGCTGGTGGAACAACGTTTATGGTGCGCGTTCCTCCGACTGGCAGTTCTTTGGCGCGATAGTTCTATCTTCAGGAAACAAAGAAATGGGCGAGCGTATAGCAGCATTGGCTGCTTTGAGCCGTATCAGAGCGATTGCGGACCAGATTCCGGTGCAAGCGTCGTCGCCGGCCGTTGCGGCGGAAACCGTCCCGGTACAAACCGCCAACGTCATCGAGGTCACGCGGCCGCTTCAGGAAATCGCCGGATTGCGGCAAGCGGCTGAGACGACGTCACAGAGAATCACTCCAGACACGAACGGCCAGCGCGCGGATGCGGTCGGCGCGGCGATGAGCCAGGAGGCAGAGTCTGCCATTACGGCTCCGAACGCCGCCTCGCCGCAACAGGCCACTGCGGACGTTGCCGGCGCAAACACGCGCAACCGCTTGTCTTTCAACCGGGCGATCTTCGAGACCTTGCGAGGGGGAGCGGGAACGGCGCGGCCGGGCGTGCCCAGCATCGAGGAACAACGGACTGCTATTCGCCGGGCTTTGACGTCCCGCCGTTCGCAGGCCCCTACCCAACGCGCCGCAACAACAGAACAAACGGGTTCGGTGAGCCGCGATACCCTATCCGCCCGATACAACCCTGAGGCTGATGCGCTTGCCGTGCTCGCACAGGCGCCGGCAGCACGGTTGTCGTACCCGCGGCAGGCAGCGTACTCCTCCAGCGCTCCGGAAACCGTGACATCCGGCGGGAGCAGACTGAATTTCCTCGCCTGATGGCGATACCCATCAGCAGAACACGGAACAGTTTTTTTCAGAGGGGTTCTCTCAGGCGACCGGGAACAGATGGAACGGCGGACACGCCTGCTCTGCTGGATGATGGCGGCATATTCCAGCTTTTGGCCAGATTTTCANNNNNNNNNNNNNNNNNNNNNNNNNNNNNNNNNNNNNNNNNNNNNNNNNNNNNNNNNNNNNNNNNNNNNNNNNNNNNNNNNNNNNNNNNNNNNNNNNNNNTCACTTCTCGAGGAAGCACAGGAAGGGTTCTGGCAGGACTTCCTTTCAGGCGACGACGCCTGGGTGGACGGTCTCCTGCTTCTCACGGCGCTGGTTCTGCTTGTCGGGCTTATCTTTCACATCCACGCGCGTAAAGCCGAAGCCAAACGCGCTTTGGAACGCGACCTCGAACGGCGCCGGTTCCTCGAGAATATTTTGTTGTCTCTGGCGCATCCGTTTTATGTGATTGACGCCAGCACCTACGAAGTGCTCATCGCGAACGCGGCGGCCCGGGAGGGCGCCAGCAACCCCGCTTCCACGTGCTATGGGCTGACCCATGGCCTCGACGAGCCCTGCGGCGGCGAGGACCACGTTTGCCCGTTACGGCTCGTCAAGGAAACGCGAGAGCAGGTTGTTACGGAACATCGCCACTGCATGGCCGGCGGTGAAGTGCGGACCTTCGAGGTCCATGGTTTTCCCGTGTTTGACGGCGCCGGAGAAGTCGCCCAGATGATTGAGTACTCGTTTGACGTTACTCAACGCAAACGTGCTGAAGCTGAACGCGAGAACCTGATTCATCAACTCGAGACGGCGTTGCGCGAGGTCAAGACCTTGAGCGGCATGCTTCCCATATGCAGTTCGTGCAAGAAGGTCCGCGACGACCAGGGTTACTGGAACCAGATCGAGCAGTACATCAGCAGCCGCTCTGATGCGGAATTCAGCCACAGCCTCTGCCCGGAATGCGTCAAGCAGCTGTATCCCGAGTATAACGAGAAGCCCAGGAGGCGGGCCTGACCGCGTCCGGCCCGCTGCTACTCGCTTCGCGTGAGGCTCGGCCATGCGGGATCATGCGTCTTGAAGCGTTCCTCTGCCTTGGATTCGTTGGATGTCGCGTAACAGTAGCGGCAGCCGTGCACGCAGGTGTCGTAGCAGCCGATATCCCTGCTGACGACGCAGCCGCATGCGGGACGCTGCGCGGGATCCTTTTCGGCACTGGCGGCAATCCCGAATACCGAGGCCAGGTAGTCGTTGTCGATGCATTTTCCGGGGGAGATGCCCCACGGCGTGAGATCGAGGTTCTCGGCGCACGTTGTCACCCGCATGCCATGCCTCCGCGCGCATGCGGCAATAAACGCCGCCAGCTCGGCGGCCTCTTCTTCATGCGGCTCGGACAACGTACAACCATGCTCGCTGAGCCATCGCAGGCGCTTGTCGAGTTTCCGGTAGAGGTCCACGAAGCTGATGATGCAACGCTTCGTTGCCCTTTCGATGGACGAGGCGATTCGTGAGAAGGCTTCCTTGTGAAAGCCCACGGGCGTGATTGTGCTTACCACGATGGGATCATACCGCCAGATGACGCGGTCCGGCCCGATAACATTGGCCAGCTGGCGAAAACTCTCGATACGCGTCTCGACGGGCGCGGCTCGGGGTTCGAGCAGTTCCGGGTAGTCGAGGAGGGTATAGAGAAAGTAGTATCGGTATCCGCGGGCATTGAGCTCCTTCAGACGCGGGAAAAGGGGAGCGGCATTCCGGGTCCAGAAGACCAGCGCGTCCACTTCTTCGGGGCATAAAGACACGCGCGACACCTGAGCCGGGTTGAACGGGTTCGGGACCTCGCAGAATCGCGCCTCGATGCGGTTCATGAACCACTTGGAATAGAATGCCGGAATATCCGTTCGCCGGCTCGCGCTGATAATCACTTGGCTCAACTCCCTGCCGATTATCGCCCATCGGGATATGGAGCGCAACGCATTTCATTTGCTACTATAAGGTTTCACTTGCGGGGAAAGCGGAAAAGGAGTGTGTCATGAATACCTGGCAGAGTGGTTTTGCCGTCATTGTGTTCCTTCTTCTTCTCCGGAGCGGAATCGCTGTCGCGTCCCCCGGGACCTCGCCTGCCTCCGAAGACGACAACGACCTTACGGCCATCGCCGTCATGCGCGACTGGGAAACGCATCAGTTCACGACCTTCAACCCCGACACCCGAAACAAGACGGCGCCGGTGCCAAGGGGAAAGAACGTGACCATCGCCGAAGTCGAGGGAGAAGGTCATATCGCGAACCTCTGGATGACGTTTCCCGGGTGGTTCTGGCAGCACTGGTTCACGGAGGCCCCCATTGATCAATCGATTCTCAAGACGCTCATCTTGCGAATCTACTGGGACGGCGCCGGGAAGGCGGCGGTCGAAGCGCCCGCGGCCGATTTCTTCGGAATCGGCCTGGCCCAGTCGGCGAATTATGCATCCAGGTATTTTGGCGCCTCGAGCGGCGGCTTCTTCTGCAAGTTTCCGATGCCGTTCAAGAAAGGGTTTCGCATCGAACTTGAGAACAAGGACGCGACTATCGACACCGGGGTTTTCATGAACGTTCTTTATCATCTCAACAGCGGTGTCTCTGAGAACTCGGGGTATTTCCACGCCCAGTTTCACACCGCCCGCAACCAGGGCCCTGACCCGACGTTCATCGGCGAATTCGAGGGCCGCGGGCACTATGTAGGTTGCACGTTGTCGATGCAGGCCGAGCCCTTCAACACCCTCGTCTATCTCGAGGCGCCCGAATACATTTACATCGATGAGGATTGGAAACGGGCCCGCATCTTCGGCACCGGTCTCGAGGATTACTTTATGGGAGGGTGGTATTTCCGCGAGGGGACATTTGCCGGGCCCTACCACGGCTTGCCCATCAAGGATTCGTTCAACTCGTGCGTCGCGATGTACCGGACTCACGAGGCTGACGCCATTCATTTCAAGAAGCGGTTCCGCATGGAGTTTGTGAATCCCTTTGACCCGGAGCGGCTCAAGCCCTATGCCTATTCGTCGGTGGCCTTCTGTTATCTGGACACGCCCGAGGGGCAAGGGCCCGGCATCCCCGAGCGCGATAAACTCCTCTGCTGGTACCGCGTCAAGAACACCGATCATCAGAGCATTCCGTAGAATGCATAACCGCCAGCTGTGTGAAGCATGACGCTGCTCACCATTGTGGGAATAGCCTTGGGCCTGGCCATGGACGCCTTCGCCGCGGCCGTTGGCGCAAGCATCCGTCTTCGCCATGTTTCCCCGCGGCAGGTGTTCCGGTTCGGGTGGCATTTCGGGTTGTTTCAGGCCATAATGCCCGTCATCGGCTGGTATTTCGGCACGTATCTCGAGGAATTGATTGTCGCGTGGGACCACTGGGTCGCGTTCGNNNNNNNNNNNNNNNNNNNNNNNNNNNNNNNNNNNNNNNNNNNNNNNNNNNNNNNNNNNNNNNNNNNNNNNNNNNNNNNNNNNNNNNNNNNNNNNNNNNNTTCGGAGCGCGCCTGGGTCTCCGCTTCGGCAAACGCGTCGAGGCGCTGGGCGGCGCGATACTGATTGTCATAGGAATCAAGATTCTGCTTGAGCACATGGTAACAGGATAATCCGGGTCCGGCGTGTCTCCCGTTTTTTACGGGGCTTGCTCAACGGCCAGGAAGCGCGCCGGAAGAGGCAAGACGCATGTGAGGAGGGTTGTTGTCGTGGAAGTTATCATTCGCGACACACGGGAAAAGGCGGTTTCGCTGACGGCGTCCCTGATTGCGCGGGCGCTGGTGAAGAAACCCAATCTGGTACTCGGGCTGGCCACCGGCCGCACGATGGAATCGGTGTACCAACTGCTCGTGGCCATGTATGAGGATGACGGGCTGGATTTTTCGCTGGCCCGGACGTTCAACCTCGATGAATACGTGGGTTTGCCGCCCGAGGACCCCAATTCCTACCGCTTCTACATGAACAGGCACTTGTTTCACCGGGTGAACATTGACCTGCGAAACACGCATTTGCCCGACGGGATGGCCGAAGACATCGAAGCCGAGTGCCGGAACTACGAGGAAAAGATCGTAGACTGCAACGGCATTGACCTTCAGTTGCTGGGGATTGGCCGCACGGGGCATATCGGTTTCAACGAACCGCTTTCCGCCATGCGGTCTCGCACGCGCCCGAAAGCCCTCTCGCCTGAAACGGTCGCGCAAAACGCCCCCCTTTTCACGGGAGAGACTCCCATGCCGCGCCGCGCGATAACCATGGGGGTCGGCACCATCCTGGAATGCCGCCGTTGTATCCTGCTCGCCACCGGCAAAGAAAAGGCCGAAGTGATTGCCAAGGCCGTCGAGGGCCCCGTCACCGCCATGATTTCGGCCACGGCCCTCCAGTTGCACCCGAATTGTACCGTGATCGTGGACGCGGAGGCCGGCTCGCTCCTTCAGAACCAGGACTACTACCGGTGGATCTTCGAGAATGAACCGGATTGGCAGCAGTATCACTGACGGACGGCGGCGCGGTCCGCGGGTGAAGGCAAATCGCTTGCGCGCAGAGCAGCGGCCTTGCGCTGCGCAATTGTGGCATACTATGATCTGGCTCGTTGGCAAAACGCACGGTATACGAAAGGGTGTTTCATGAGTCATATCATGCTCGTCGATGATGACGTCGATCTTGCCCAGCTCATTCGCACCAAACTCGCGGCGGAAGGGCACGAAGTCTCCGTGATCCACTCGGGCGATGGTGCGTTTGAGATGGCCAAGCAGGTGAAGCCGGACTTGGTTGTCTTGGACATCATGTTGCCGGGGGAGACAGGCTACCGCATCTGCAGGCGTCTGCGTAAAGACCCTGAATTGTATCAAGTGGGCATTCTCATCCTTACGGCGCTCGGGGAAGAGCCGGAAGTCCTTCACGGCCTCGAGCAGGGGGCGGACGACTATTTATCCAAGCCCTTCAAACTTGATCATCTCATGGACAAGATTGTGTCATTGGAGGCGTTGCTGGATTCGGCGAAGCAGCGGCACTCGGCCACGGGATTGCCCGGCACCGAGGCGGTCAAACGCGAAATCAACCATCGTCTCGCTCGCGGGATGGCGATCGCCTGTTGCTATATCGATATGGTCGGTTTCAAGCCCTACTGCGCGGTGACGGGAGTCACGGGCCAGACCCGCGCCCTGGCCTTTATGGCCAACATGCTCAATATGCTCACGCGTCAAATGGGCGTCTATGAGAGTTACACGGCCCATCTTGGCGGCGAACATTTCGTGGTGATGCTGAATCTCGAGGACTACGAGCGTTTCTGCAATACGCTCATGGAGATGTTCGATCAGAAGGTGAAGGAACTGTACACGCCCGAGCAGGTGCAGCAGGGATTTATCATGGCTACCGACCGGCGGGGCAAGACCGGGAGATATCCTCTGATGATGTTGTCTATCGGCATTGCCCACAACCAGTTTCGACAGTACAAGAGCGCGAAGAAGGTTTTTGAGGTTCTCGCGCAAACCCGCCAGATGGCCAGGCCGGTGAACAAAAGCGCGATGTTCGCCGATCGACGGCAGACCGATCGTTAGGAGGCGCAATGCGCGCGCCGCGCGTCTTGAAAGCCAGCCTTTTCCTTGCCGGGGTATTGCTAGCGCTGTTGTTGGTTCTTCCGGTGCGCGCGCCGCTTTCCGATGAGGAACTGGCGCGCCGGGTACGAGCAAGCCAACCCGCCTGGGGCAATTACGATGAAGATTTGAAGGCCCAGCTCGGCGCCGCGCCGGTGGCCGAGTGGGAAGGCCGCCTGACCCGGCTCCAATGGGCGTCGGGGGTGTTGCAGATCTCGTTTTCTCTGACAGGACCGTGGGCCAAGCGCGATGTTGCCATTCCTATACTGGTGCAGCTTCCCGACGGCGAGACGTTCAGGGACGAGGCTGCCATTCGAGAGGGAAGCCAAATCACGTACCGCTTTTCCACATCCCTCGAACACCCTCCTCAGTGGGTGGTTGTCCGTTACCCGTTCTACGGGGAGCGGCGCATTGTGCTGTCCGAAGACGGCCGGTGGGAGAGCGCGGAGAACTGACAGCCGCCTGCGCCGCGGGTTTTCAGGGCCCGTCTGAAACCGGCCCTGTTGGCCGGGCCATGCACGCAGGCATCATCTGGAGGCGCATGTCATGTCTGACGGGATGACTCCCGGCTCGCCGGAACCGACGCCGGAGCTGCGCCGCCAACTGCTGGCCATGCAACGGAATGAAATCACGGAATACCATGTCTACAAGCGTCTCGCCCAACGCCAGACGGATACCCATAATCGCGACGTCCTGCAGCGGATAGCCGAAGAGGAACGCAACCACCACGACTTCTGGCAAGGGTATACGGGGGTCCCCGCGAACCCGAGCCGGCTGCAAATCACGCTGTATCCCCTGATGGCGCGGCTGCTGGGCCTGACATTTGCCGTCAAACTGATGGAACGGGGAGAGGAATCCGCGCAGCTCAACTACGAGGCAGTCGCCGGCATCATCCCTGAGGCGAAACGCGTGCTTGAGGAGGAGGAAGAGCACGAGCGGAGACTGCTGGCTATTCTCGATGAGGAGTGGTTGCAGTATATCGGCTCCATCGTGCTTGGGCTGAGCGATGCGCTGGTCGAGTTGACGGGCGCTCTGGCCGGGCTGACCCTGGCGCTGGCCAACAGCCGGCTCATCGCGCTGATCGGGCTGATTACCGGCATCGCGGCCGCGATGTCGATGGCCGCTTCGGAGTATTTGTCGAGGAAGGCCGAAGAAAAGGAGGGCCACTCGCCCTTGAAAGCGGCGGTCTACACGGGCATCGCTTATATCGTGACAGTCGCTCTTCTTGTGGCGTCTTATCTGTTGCTTGCCAATCCCCTCGCGTCCCTGGCGGCCACGCTGTTTTTCGCCATTCTTATCATCGTGGTGTTCACGTACTACCTTGCTGTTGTCCGCGATATGCCTTTCAAACATCGTTTCCTGGAAATGGCCGGCCTGTGTCTCGGGGTGTCCATTGTCAGCTTCGGGATCGGTTTTGTGTTGCGGCAGGCTTTCGGGATCGACCTGTAGGGGCGGCTGCTTCGAGCCGGTGGACCTGGCGGACGTTGTGGACACGCCTGCGCGGGGCATCCCGTTCCGGGGGCCTGGCTCGCCGCCTCGCCTCTATTCAGGGTTCCTGGCCCGAGAGTCAGATTCACTCCTTCTCCAGGTGGAAGAGGGCAGGTCACGGGGACATCCCCCATCATCCGGAGCCGTCAGGGGGGCGGAAGGGGCTGGCCTGAATTCATCGGCGGCACGTGTCCTGCCGGCGGACATTCGGGTTGAAAATTGATTGACTCGTGGTATGTTCCGTGGTAGACTTTTACTGAAAATAATTTTAGGTTCATGCCATGGAACGCCATATTCTACATATCGATATGGATGCCTTTTTTGCCTCGGTCGAGCAGGTGCTCAACCCGGGGCTAGCCGGTAAGCCCTTGATTGTCGGGGGGTTAAAGACCGACAAGCGGGGCGTGGTGAGCACGGCGTCTTACGAAGCGCGGAAATACGGCATTCGCTCGGCCATGCCCCTGGTAGAGGCCGTACGCAGGTGTCCTCACGGCATTTTCATTCGCGGTCATTTCGAGCATTACCGTGAAGCCTCCGAGAAGATCCGCGCTATCCTCGATAGGGTATCTCCTTGTGTTGAAATGGCTTCCATCGACGAGGCCTATGTCGATGTAACGGGTTCCCAGCGGCTTTTCGGTGGTGACGATGCCATTGCCCGCTATATCAAAGAATCCATTCGTGAGGAAACCCGGCTGCCATCTACCATCGCCATCGCGCCAAACAAACTGGTGGCCAAGATTGCTTCGGATGAAGGCAAGCCCGACGGATATCTCAGGATAGGCACGGGAGGGGTGCGTGACTTTCTACGGCCGCTCCCGTTGGCAAAATTGCCGGGGGCCGGGCCTCGAACACGCGAAGTCCTTGAAAGGCTTGGCATTATGACGGTGGGATGTCTCGCCGACGTGCCGGTGATGGTGTTAGTTCAGGCTTTCGGGCCCATGGGATATGCTCTTCAGCGTGCAGCCCGGGGCGAATCCACCACGCCGGTTCAACCGTATTCGCGGCCCAAATCAATCAGCCGCGAGACGACTTTCGAAGAGGACTTGCTCGATTGGGAACGTATCGAACACATTGTGGCCTATTTGTCGGAACGCTGCACCCATGCGTTGCGTGAAAACGGCATGGAGGCGAGGTGCGTAACCCTCAAGGTGCGGTACTGCGATTTCTCGACGTATACCTTCGCCAAAACGCTGCCTGAATCCACGTATCTGGACCGGGATGTCGGCAAGGCCCTCGACGAACTGCTGCCTAAAGCCCGCCAGCGCCGCGCCCGGGTGCGGCTGGCCGGCGTTGCTCTTACGTCGTTGACCTACAACCAGCACCAGTTGCAGCTGTTCGACGGCGAACGGCCGGAGAAGTGGCAGCGGGTTATGCACAGCGTCGATGCCATTCGCGCACGG comes from the Candidatus Hydrogenedentota bacterium genome and includes:
- a CDS encoding cold-shock protein; protein product: MPTGTVKWFNEQKGYGFIIPDEGGKDIFVHRSNVETVNRTLKENEKVVFEVGDGRKGPEAKGVRTA
- a CDS encoding PAS domain-containing protein, which encodes SLLEEAQEGFWQDFLSGDDAWVDGLLLLTALVLLVGLIFHIHARKAEAKRALERDLERRRFLENILLSLAHPFYVIDASTYEVLIANAAAREGASNPASTCYGLTHGLDEPCGGEDHVCPLRLVKETREQVVTEHRHCMAGGEVRTFEVHGFPVFDGAGEVAQMIEYSFDVTQRKRAEAERENLIHQLETALREVKTLSGMLPICSSCKKVRDDQGYWNQIEQYISSRSDAEFSHSLCPECVKQLYPEYNEKPRRRA
- a CDS encoding DUF1848 domain-containing protein, which produces MIISASRRTDIPAFYSKWFMNRIEARFCEVPNPFNPAQVSRVSLCPEEVDALVFWTRNAAPLFPRLKELNARGYRYYFLYTLLDYPELLEPRAAPVETRIESFRQLANVIGPDRVIWRYDPIVVSTITPVGFHKEAFSRIASSIERATKRCIISFVDLYRKLDKRLRWLSEHGCTLSEPHEEEAAELAAFIAACARRHGMRVTTCAENLDLTPWGISPGKCIDNDYLASVFGIAASAEKDPAQRPACGCVVSRDIGCYDTCVHGCRYCYATSNESKAEERFKTHDPAWPSLTRSE
- a CDS encoding DUF2961 domain-containing protein translates to MNTWQSGFAVIVFLLLLRSGIAVASPGTSPASEDDNDLTAIAVMRDWETHQFTTFNPDTRNKTAPVPRGKNVTIAEVEGEGHIANLWMTFPGWFWQHWFTEAPIDQSILKTLILRIYWDGAGKAAVEAPAADFFGIGLAQSANYASRYFGASSGGFFCKFPMPFKKGFRIELENKDATIDTGVFMNVLYHLNSGVSENSGYFHAQFHTARNQGPDPTFIGEFEGRGHYVGCTLSMQAEPFNTLVYLEAPEYIYIDEDWKRARIFGTGLEDYFMGGWYFREGTFAGPYHGLPIKDSFNSCVAMYRTHEADAIHFKKRFRMEFVNPFDPERLKPYAYSSVAFCYLDTPEGQGPGIPERDKLLCWYRVKNTDHQSIP
- a CDS encoding manganese efflux pump, which translates into the protein MTLLTIVGIALGLAMDAFAAAVGASIRLRHVSPRQVFRFGWHFGLFQAIMPVIGWYFGTYLEELIVAWDHWVAF
- the nagB gene encoding glucosamine-6-phosphate deaminase, coding for MEVIIRDTREKAVSLTASLIARALVKKPNLVLGLATGRTMESVYQLLVAMYEDDGLDFSLARTFNLDEYVGLPPEDPNSYRFYMNRHLFHRVNIDLRNTHLPDGMAEDIEAECRNYEEKIVDCNGIDLQLLGIGRTGHIGFNEPLSAMRSRTRPKALSPETVAQNAPLFTGETPMPRRAITMGVGTILECRRCILLATGKEKAEVIAKAVEGPVTAMISATALQLHPNCTVIVDAEAGSLLQNQDYYRWIFENEPDWQQYH
- a CDS encoding response regulator, which encodes MSHIMLVDDDVDLAQLIRTKLAAEGHEVSVIHSGDGAFEMAKQVKPDLVVLDIMLPGETGYRICRRLRKDPELYQVGILILTALGEEPEVLHGLEQGADDYLSKPFKLDHLMDKIVSLEALLDSAKQRHSATGLPGTEAVKREINHRLARGMAIACCYIDMVGFKPYCAVTGVTGQTRALAFMANMLNMLTRQMGVYESYTAHLGGEHFVVMLNLEDYERFCNTLMEMFDQKVKELYTPEQVQQGFIMATDRRGKTGRYPLMMLSIGIAHNQFRQYKSAKKVFEVLAQTRQMARPVNKSAMFADRRQTDR
- a CDS encoding VIT1/CCC1 family protein, whose amino-acid sequence is MSDGMTPGSPEPTPELRRQLLAMQRNEITEYHVYKRLAQRQTDTHNRDVLQRIAEEERNHHDFWQGYTGVPANPSRLQITLYPLMARLLGLTFAVKLMERGEESAQLNYEAVAGIIPEAKRVLEEEEEHERRLLAILDEEWLQYIGSIVLGLSDALVELTGALAGLTLALANSRLIALIGLITGIAAAMSMAASEYLSRKAEEKEGHSPLKAAVYTGIAYIVTVALLVASYLLLANPLASLAATLFFAILIIVVFTYYLAVVRDMPFKHRFLEMAGLCLGVSIVSFGIGFVLRQAFGIDL
- the dinB gene encoding DNA polymerase IV; translation: MERHILHIDMDAFFASVEQVLNPGLAGKPLIVGGLKTDKRGVVSTASYEARKYGIRSAMPLVEAVRRCPHGIFIRGHFEHYREASEKIRAILDRVSPCVEMASIDEAYVDVTGSQRLFGGDDAIARYIKESIREETRLPSTIAIAPNKLVAKIASDEGKPDGYLRIGTGGVRDFLRPLPLAKLPGAGPRTREVLERLGIMTVGCLADVPVMVLVQAFGPMGYALQRAARGESTTPVQPYSRPKSISRETTFEEDLLDWERIEHIVAYLSERCTHALRENGMEARCVTLKVRYCDFSTYTFAKTLPESTYLDRDVGKALDELLPKARQRRARVRLAGVALTSLTYNQHQLQLFDGERPEKWQRVMHSVDAIRARHGFEFIRFGKSMELGRHVELATPSLSR